The proteins below are encoded in one region of Scomber japonicus isolate fScoJap1 chromosome 2, fScoJap1.pri, whole genome shotgun sequence:
- the scoca gene encoding short coiled-coil protein A — MNCDIDGDMENQVEMEEKTRLINQVLELQHTLEDLSARVDAVKEENLKLKSENQVLGQYIENLMSASSVFQTTDTKSKRK; from the exons ATGAACTGCGACATAGATG GAGACATGGAGAACCAGGTggagatggaagagaagacaaggtTAATAAATCAGGTCTTGGAACTCCAACACACCCTGGAAG aCCTGTCAGCACGGGTGGACGCTGTCAAGGAGGAGAACCTGAAGTTAAAGTCGGAGAACCAGGTCCTCGGTCAGTACATCGAGAACCTCATGTCGGCCTCCAGCGTCTTCCAGACCACCGACACCAAGAGCAAAAGGAAGTGA
- the clgn gene encoding calmegin translates to MKLDRGWVWRLLLLSLAVAAVAAQEKESEVDVSDLDEDMGLDEEEMKVLMADEEEEEDEATVMDEEHSDEIESGKAGTDSEVSFQVTYKTPVPTGDVYFSETFDDGSLDRWQMSKTVKGDADEEIAKYDGKWAVEQLKENKVPGDQGLVLKSRAKHHAISAMLNKPFVFQDEPLVVQYEVNFQDGIDCGGAYIKLLSDIDDLTLEQFHDRTPYTIMFGPDKCGEDYKLHFIFRHLNPLNKDTEEKHAKRADVDLKKFYTDKKTHLYTLVLNPDNSYEMFIDQSSVSRGSLLHDMVPPVNPTKEIDDPNDSKPEDWDERAKIPDPEAVKPEDWDEDAVAKIEDPDALKPDGWLDDEAEFVPDPNAEKPEDWDEEMDGEWEAPQIPNPACETAPGCGEWKRPMINNPQYKGKWKAPLVDNPNYQGVWKPRKIDNPDYFEDLQPFRMTPFKAVGLELWSMTSDIYFDNFIITSHKEVADRWASDSWGLKKLVASANEPGIFAQLMLAAEERPWLWVIYILTVGLPVGLGVLFCWPKKSDDYVYKKVDPPRPDVEEEEEEEEEEEEEAAATDKEGKAAEATEGTPAAATEEAEEEEEEEDNGAEAGGDNLGGDDDEEEEEEEEEEEEEEEEEEEEEEESKAPERTLADEPKEGGDMSEESHKQAVRKRRVRKD, encoded by the exons ATGAAGTTGGACAGGGGTTGGGTGTGGCGCCTGCTGCTCCTGTCCCTGGCTGTGGCGGCGGTGGCGGCCCAGGAGAAGGAGTCAGAGGTGGACGTGTCAGATTTGGATGAAGATATGGGCCTGGAcgaggaggaaatgaaagttCTGATGgcggatgaggaagaggaggaggatgaggcaACGGTGATGGACGAAGAGCATTCCGACGAGATTGAAAGCGGAAAGGCCGGGACTGACTCTGAAGTGTCCTTTCAG GTAACGTACAAGACTCCTGTCCCCACCGGAGATGTCTACTTCTCAGAGACGTTTGATGATGGATCGCTGGACAG ATGGCAGATGTCCAAGACCGTGAAGGGGGATGCAGATGAAGAAATCGCCAAATATGATG GGAAGTGGGCTgtggagcagctgaaggagAACAAGGTTCCAGGAGACCAGGGCCTGGTGCTCAAGTCACGCGCCAAGCACCACGCCATCTCCGCCATGCTGAACAAACCTTTCGTCTTCCAGGATGAACCTCTGGTCGTGCA GTACGAGGTGAATTTCCAGGATGGTATCGACTGTGGTGGAGCTTACATCAAACTGCTTTCAGACATTGACGATCTCACACTG GAGCAATTCCATGACCGCACACCCTACACCATCATGTTCGGACCCGACAAATGCGGCGAGGACTACAAGCTGCACTTCATCTTCCGCCACCTGAACCCTCTGAACAAAGACACAGAAGAGAAGCACGCTAAGAGGGCCGACGTGGACCTCAAGAAGTTCTACACCGACAAGAAGACTCACCTCTACACTTTGG TCCTGAACCCAGACAACAGCTACGAGATGTTCATCGACCAGTCCAGCGTGAGCCGCGGCAGCCTGCTGCATGACATGGTGCCTCCAGTCAACCCAACCAAAGAGATAGACGACCCCAATGACTCCAAGCCAGAAGACTGGGACGAGAGGGCCAAGATTCCTGATCCCGAGGCCGTCAAGCCTGAAGACTG GGATGAGGACGCAGTGGCAAAGATCGAGGACCCCGACGCGTTAAAGCCAGACGGCTGGCTGGATGACGAAGCAGAGTTTGTGCCCGACCCGAATGCGGAGAAACCTGAAGACTg GGATGAGGAGATGGACGGAGAATGGGAAGCCCCGCAAATTCCAAACCCAGCCTGTGAGACGGCCCCTGGCTGCGGGGAGTGGAAGCGACCCATGATCAACAACCCTCAGTACAAGGGCAAGTGGAAAGCCCCACTGGTGGACAATCCCAACTACCAG GGAGTCTGGAAGCCGCGCAAGATCGATAATCCCGACTATTTTGAGGACCTCCAACCATTCAGGATGACCCCATTCAAAGCCGTGGGCTTGGAATTGTGGTCCATGACCTCGGATATCTACTTCGACAACTTCATTATCACCTCTCACAAGGAGGTGGCCGACCGCTGGGCCTCCGACAGCTGGGGGCTGAAGAAACTGGTTGCCAGCGCCAACGAG CCGGGGATTTTCGCTCAGTTGATGTTGGCAGCAGAGGAGCGGCCGTGGCTCTGGGTGATCTACATACTGACAGTGGGGCTGCCTGTAGGACTGGGTGTGCTTTTCTGTTGGCCAAAG AAATCCGATGACTACGTTTACAAGAAAGTGGATCCGCCTCGTCCCGAtgtagaagaggaggaagaggaggaggaggaggaagaagaggaggcagcAGCAACAGACAAGGAAGGCAAAGCAGCCGAGGCTACAGAAGGCACCCCAGCTGCAG CAACAGAggaagctgaggaggaggaggaggaagaggacaacgGTGCTGAAGCAGGAGGAGACAATCTAGGAGGGGATGacgatgaagaagaagaagaggaggaggaagaggaggaagaggaagaggaggaggaggaggaagaagaggaggagagcaaaGCTCCCGAGAGAACATTAGCAGATGAG ccgaaggagggaggagacatGTCCGAAGAGAGCCACAAACAAGCCGTGAGAAAGAGGAGGGTACGGAAAGACTGA
- the exosc9 gene encoding exosome complex component RRP45, with protein MKDTPLANCERDFLLKAIEEKKRLDGRQTYDYRKIKITFGTDYGCCFVDLGKTRVMAQVSCEIVAPKENRPNEGIMFFNIELSPMASPAFEQGRQSELSVKLNRQLERCLRNSKCIDTESLCVVSGEKVWQIRVDIHMLNHDGNLMDAASIAAITALYHFKRPDVGIQGEEVTVYPPEERDPIPLSIYHMPISVSFSFFQQGTYLLVDPCEREERVMDGLLMIAMNKHREICSIQSSGGIMLLKEQVMRCSKIASVKVSEITELITKALENDKKARKAGGRFGFAESMPQERITALKKNETPVEMTDVTETANDIVQKAEAPLQTVPSPVLPVPGMGQVGLGLQSSWGLEDDGDEEEEDDDGSEEQEEKVTKMEVEQHRKEQSSGGEVVEISDSEEEEVIILQPEIKNRSPKNAGSSSDQKGAAKSKKSQKK; from the exons ATGAAGGACACACCGCTGGCCAACTGTGAGCGGGATTTCTTGCTCAAAGCCATCgaagaaaaaaag CGTCTAGATGGACGACAGACCTATGACTACAGAAAGATAAAGATCACGTTTGGGACTGACTATGGATGCTGCTTTGTGGATCTGGGGAAAACCAG GGTCATGGCCCAGGTGTCCTGTGAGATCGTGGCTCCTAAAGAGAACCGACCAAACGAAGGAATCATGTTCTTCAACATAGAGCTGTCACCCATGGCCTCACCAGCATTTGAACAGGGCAG ACAGTCTGAGCTGTCAGTGAAGCTCAACAGACAGCTGGAGAGATGCTTGAGGAACTCCAAGTGCATCGATACAGAGTCCCTGTGTGTGGTGTCTGGAGAaaag gtGTGGCAGATCAGAGTGGACATTCACATGTTGAATCATGATGGGAACCTGATGGATGCAGCCAGTATTGCTGCCATCACCGCTCTGTACCACTTCAAACGTCCAGATGTGGGCATCCAGGGAGAGGAAGTCACTGTG TACCCTCCAGAAGAGAGAGACCCTATTCCTCTGAGTATCTACCACATGCCCATCAGTGTCAGCTTCTCCTTCTTCCAGCAAGG GACGTATCTGCTGGTGGACCCCTGTGAGCGGGAGGAGCGGGTGATGGATGGCTTGCTGATGATCGCCatgaacaaacacagagaaatctGCTCCATCCAGTCCAGCGGGGGCATCATGTTGCTGAAAGAGCAG GTTATGAGATGCAGTAAAATAGCCAGCGTCAAAGTGTCTGAAATCACAGAACTCATCACCAAAGCCCTGGAGAATGACAAGAAAGCCAG GAAGGCGGGCGGTAGGTTTGGTTTCGCAGAGTCTATGCCGCAGGAGCGAATCACAGCTCTGAAAAAGAACGAGACTCCGGTGGAGATGACAGACGTGACGGAAACAGCCAACGACATCGTCCAGAAAGCCGAGGCCCCGCTTCAAAC GGTGCCGTCTCCAGTGCTGCCCGTCCCTGGCATGGGTCAGGTAGGGTTGGGGTTACAGAGCAGCTGGGGACTAGAGGACGACGGggacgaagaggaagaggatgatgacgGTAgtgaagagcaggaggagaaagtGACAAAGATGGAAGTGGAGCAACATAGAAAGGAGCAGAGTAGCGGag GAGAAGTGGTTGAGATATCAGacagtgaagaagaggaagtcaTCATACTACAACCAGAGATTAAAAACAGAAGTCCCAA AAATGCAGGATCCAGTTCTGACCAGAAGGGTGCAGCAAAGTCCAAGAAAAGCcagaaaaaatga